The following proteins come from a genomic window of Liolophura sinensis isolate JHLJ2023 chromosome 13, CUHK_Ljap_v2, whole genome shotgun sequence:
- the LOC135480516 gene encoding uncharacterized protein LOC135480516, with protein sequence MEAYNESLDVDSLRVSHESRTEWGMRRSFLEAHKGKFPLDRLVCLSCCFINTEVYGNWYPSAVMSQLKELAKDLPQEYCTFRQRKSEESMIKFVKSMDESCVDRSADLESRSRSDDDRFKSVLTFVKANTAFQSTDVAFVKSELRVQKPMEQERNPNYFPPEKDINFKASLENFHSSMRNYEIKSEYSQKFGKITKHLRAMQSDDKNSISKLHLAADKVKVCIDCTISDSPAAVENGQAMFVCDLRLDTVLTSSGQGLSKKAAKHVAYNKAVDKLSMPYLQVIELDSGEFEMEVADKPFPVLKKKDSKIAFVKSVSEEVESNEELIQSTRKRNYRQCSHGLAEFIIMEAREVQPGTNSMSILRTSADFSKMLLEFEFRDVGSGVRCRVFLEGQFLEEHFAPTKTSAKIGASDKALEKLRSICWTILRKQTVDGDEGNVTREELMGDISKLNQVISGDNIGNKLLQKMGWTGGGVGKEGNKGIAEPVTVNSVINREGLGLMSERGIQIDFMSKVKTVLMDYARSSKQDDLAFSPQFNKEERAIIHNECRKLGLKSGSKGSGDERFLIVSRKRTANQLLNHVILSGGTTNKYDLLPPGCDRQSLANNSL encoded by the coding sequence TCGTGCTGTTTCATCAACACTGAAGTGTATGGTAATTGGTACCCATCAGCTGTAATGTCTCAGCTGAAGGAACTGGCCAAGGATCTGCCTCAAGAGTATTGTACATTCAGGCAGAGAAAGTCTGAGGAGTCTATGATTAAGTTTGTGAAATCCATGGATGAAAGCTGCGTAGACAGATCTGCAGATCTTGAGAGCAGATCCCGCAGTGATGATGACAGATTCAAATCTGTCTTGACATTTGTGAAAGCCAACACCGCGTTCCAGAGCACTGATGTGGCTTTCGTGAAATCCGAATTACGGGTTCAGAAACCCATGGAACAGGAGAGAAACCCAAATTATTTTCCCCCAGAAAAGGACATAAATTTTAAGGCCAGTTTGGAAAACTTTCACTCCTCGATGagaaattatgaaattaaatCAGAGTACAGTCAGAAATTTGGTAAAATAACGAAACATTTGCGTGCCATGCAGTCAGATGACAAAAACTCCATATCAAAACTTCATCTGGCTGCAGATAAGGTCAAAGTTTGTATTGATTGCACAATCTCTGACAGTCCAGCTGCTGTTGAGAACGGGCAGGCTATGTTCGTATGCGACCTCAGATTAGACACTGTTCTGACATCATCTGGCCAAGGTCTCAGTAAGAAAGCAGCAAAACATGTGGCTTATAACAAAGCTGTAGACAAACTTAGCATGCCTTACCTGCAAGTAATCGAGTTGGATTCTGGAGAGTTTGAGATGGAAGTTGCGGATAAACCATTCCCTGTGCTGAAGAAAAAGGACAGTAAAATCGCTTTTGTCAAATCAGTGTCGGAAGAAGTAGAAAGTAATGAGGAGTTAATACAAAGCACGCGAAAGCGGAATTATCGTCAATGTTCCCATGGGCTGGCTGAGTTTATCATCATGGAGGCAAGAGAAGTCCAACCTGGCACAAACTCCATGTCCATTCTACGCACCAGCGCCGACTTCAGCAAGATGCTATTAGAGTTTGAGTTCCGCGATGTTGGGTCAGGAGTGCGATGTCGAGTTTTTCTTGAGGGTCAGTTCCTTGAGGAACACTTCGCCCCAACGAAAACCAGTGCCAAGATCGGGGCGTCAGACAAAGCGTTGGAGAAGCTGCGCAGCATCTGCTGGACAATTCTCAGGAAGCAGACAGTGGACGGCGATGAGGGCAATGTCACACGAGAGGAGCTGATGGGAGATATAAGTAAACTGAACCAGGTTATCTCTGGGGATAATATTGGGAACAAGCTGCTTCAGAAGATGGGCTGGACGGGTGGGGGAGTGGGGAAGGAAGGGAACAAGGGGATAGCAGAGCCGGTGACTGTCAATAGCGTCATCAACCGTGAAGGGCTCGGCCTGATGTCAGAGAGAGGCATCCAGATCGACTTCATGTCCAAAGTCAAGACTGTTCTGATGGACTATGCCAGATCGTCCAAACAGGATGATCTTGCGTTCTCTCCGCAGTTTAACAAAGAAGAAAGGGCAATCATCCACAATGAGTGTCGTAAGCTGGGTTTGAAGAGTGGAAGTAAAGGCTCTGGGGATGAACGATTTCTGATAGTGAGCCGCAAACGCACAGCAAATCAGCTGCTGAATCATGTGATACTAAGTGGAGGAACGACAAATAAATATGACCTCTTACCTCCCGGCTGTGACAGACAATCATTGGCTAATAACTCattgtga